In the Sarcophilus harrisii chromosome 3, mSarHar1.11, whole genome shotgun sequence genome, one interval contains:
- the LOC105749930 gene encoding actin-3-like — MESSSVVIDIGSACCKVGLAWKNYPTFAIPTVVGYEPYCENLKGFPSKIRKVIGLENMHILKDLPIIEFPVNRGQILNWDAMEAIWRHTFDSLQINPKNHPVIVTDLPWKERSYQQKVLEVMMETFNVPSLHIGNQAELAILGAGFLTGMVLDCGAGLTHVAPILGGHVIPKCMLICEIGGLDISALLYKHLFRKDMRVDDLLQRITMEELKEKLCYVSKSPDQESPSDLPSTQGRVSVLPDGEIISFTEKHCTFPDMLFNPSQFGGTGVKLALEVLKSAMLCPNLTKHYIFSRVVLSGGSTLFPGFPERLVSELNAMKPSLFSTEVVCRPNRVYLPWVGGAILSHLSTFSSRCITRNEYYEAQDALLT, encoded by the exons ATGGAATCATCTTCTGTGGTCATTGACATTGGCAGTGCCTGTTGCAAAGTTGGTTTGGCTTGGAAAAACTACCCTACTTTTGCAATCCCTACAGTTGTTGGATATGAGCCCTACTGTGAGAACCTGAAAGGATTCCCTTCCAAGATAAGGAAAGTCATAGGCCTGGAAAACATGCATATACTCAAGGACCTGCCTATTATAGAATTTCCCGTTAATCGAGGCCAAATCCTGAACTGGGATGCTATGGAAGCTATTTGGCGACATACTTTTGATAGCCTTCAAATCAATCCCAAGAACCACCCAGTGATTGTCACAGACTTGCCATGGAAAGAGAGAAGTTACCAGCAGAAGGTTCTGGAG GTCATGATGGAGACTTTCAACGTTCCATCCCTGCACATTGGCAATCAGGCAGAACTTGCTATATTAGGTGCCGGATTCTTGACTGGAATGGTACTAGACTGTGGGGCTGGTCTTACCCACGTTGCACCCATCTTGGGAGGCCACGTCATCCCTAAATGCATGCTAATCTGTGAGATCGGTGGGCTGGATATCAGTGCCCTGCTATATAAACACCTGTTCAGGAAGGATATGAGAGTGGATGACTTGCTCCAGAGAATAAcaatggaagagctcaaagagaAGTTATGTTACGTGAGCAAAAGCCCTGATCAGGAGTCTCCTAGTGACTTGCCCTCTACTCAAGGGAGGGTTTCGGTGCTTCCTGATGGGGAGATTATCTCCTTTACTGAAAAACACTGTACCTTCCCTGACATGCTCTTCAACCCCTCCCAGTTTGGAGGCACTGGAGTAAAACTAGCGCTTGAGGTGCTCAAATCAGCCATGTTGTGTCCCAACCTGACCAAACACTACATATTTTCTCGGGTGGTTCTCTCTGGGGGCAGCACACTCTTTCCTGGCTTTCCAGAACGTCTTGTCTCAGAGTTAAATGCCATGAAACCGTCACTGTTCTCAACTGAGGTTGTGTGCAGGCCAAATAGGGTCTACCTACCCTGGGTAGGAGGTGCCATATTGTCTCACCTGTCGACTTTCAGTTCCCGCTGCATAACCAGAAACGAATACTATGAGGCACAAGATGCACTATTGACTTAG